In the genome of Bradyrhizobium sp. CIAT3101, one region contains:
- a CDS encoding enoyl-CoA hydratase/isomerase family protein translates to MAWTIERRHDHVVVVTMNTNKVNAQNPAFFDDLHAAFDRLEREFEDCAVVLTGTGRVFSAGLDLDHHFAMFARRDLKEIDKWFAAYRATNLRLFTYPRPTVAAINGHAYAGGFITAIDCDYRVAAQADLQFALNEVPIGIPMPAVYCEIIKHAIGSQAASEFTLFGQVYDLAAATRMGVVQKVVRPDQLLDAAVAWAANVPPDCYPAYAFAKRALQATTMAAIDAAARLDLDLLSRGMSDPKSLQANARRYRELKGRDITWPMPV, encoded by the coding sequence ATGGCCTGGACCATCGAACGCAGACACGACCACGTCGTCGTCGTGACCATGAACACGAACAAGGTGAATGCCCAAAATCCGGCGTTCTTCGACGATCTTCACGCGGCGTTCGACCGCCTCGAGCGCGAGTTCGAGGACTGCGCGGTGGTCCTCACCGGGACCGGACGGGTATTTTCAGCGGGCCTCGATCTCGACCACCATTTCGCGATGTTCGCCCGCCGGGATCTGAAGGAAATCGACAAATGGTTCGCCGCATACCGCGCGACGAACCTGCGGCTCTTCACGTATCCGCGGCCGACCGTGGCCGCGATCAACGGCCATGCCTATGCCGGTGGTTTCATCACCGCGATCGATTGCGACTATCGCGTCGCCGCCCAGGCCGATCTGCAGTTCGCGCTGAACGAGGTGCCGATCGGCATCCCCATGCCGGCAGTCTACTGCGAAATCATCAAGCATGCGATCGGCTCGCAAGCCGCATCGGAGTTCACGCTATTCGGCCAGGTGTACGATCTGGCCGCAGCGACGCGGATGGGCGTTGTGCAGAAGGTCGTCCGGCCGGACCAACTGCTCGATGCGGCGGTGGCTTGGGCGGCCAATGTCCCTCCCGATTGCTATCCCGCCTATGCATTTGCCAAGCGCGCGCTGCAGGCGACGACGATGGCGGCGATCGATGCGGCGGCAAGGCTCGATCTCGATCTTCTGTCGCGGGGCATGTCGGATCCAAAAAGCCTGCAAGCGAATGCGCGCCGCTATCGCGAGCTGAAGGGCCGGGACATCACCTGGCCGATGCCAGTCTGA
- a CDS encoding aminotransferase class I/II-fold pyridoxal phosphate-dependent enzyme, with protein sequence MNRLSKRSAVEPYRAMDIMAGAFALEREGRRIVHMAVGEPGAPVPGPVREAAAAALSNGRIRYTEALGIPALRRRIAAYYGDAHGLDVSPDRIVVTTGSSAAFNLAFLSLFDVGDRVGVSTPGYPPYRNILQTLGLEIVDLPTEAETRWIVTPEMIAGAHSRKPLQGLILASPNNPNGTVIAPDDLRAIVDTCRELGIRLIMDEIYHGLVYGFPAKSALAFSDGVIVVNSFSKYYCMTGWRIGWMVVPAEMTRSLECLHQNLAISVNALSQQAAIAAFDATDELEAVKAGYAANRELLLRELPKAGLGDLHPVDGAFYVYANVHRFTNDSVDFARRLLVEAGVAVAPGIDFDPARGANYVRLSFAGTHSDMAEGADRIADFLSRTGAMG encoded by the coding sequence ATGAATCGACTTTCGAAGCGCAGCGCCGTCGAGCCGTATCGGGCGATGGACATCATGGCGGGCGCGTTCGCGCTCGAGCGGGAAGGGCGGCGGATCGTGCACATGGCGGTCGGCGAGCCCGGCGCACCGGTTCCCGGGCCGGTGCGCGAAGCGGCCGCCGCGGCGCTCTCGAACGGTCGCATCCGCTACACCGAGGCGCTGGGCATTCCGGCTCTGCGCCGACGCATCGCGGCCTACTACGGAGACGCGCACGGACTGGACGTCTCGCCGGACCGCATCGTCGTGACGACGGGATCGTCGGCGGCGTTCAACCTCGCCTTCCTGTCGCTTTTCGACGTCGGCGACCGGGTAGGCGTTTCGACGCCCGGCTATCCTCCGTACCGGAACATCCTCCAGACGCTGGGTCTCGAGATCGTCGATCTCCCGACCGAGGCGGAGACCCGATGGATAGTGACGCCCGAGATGATCGCCGGGGCCCATTCGCGCAAGCCGCTGCAGGGATTGATCCTGGCGAGTCCGAATAATCCGAACGGCACGGTGATCGCTCCGGACGACCTACGCGCCATCGTTGACACGTGCCGCGAACTCGGCATCCGCCTGATCATGGACGAGATCTATCATGGGCTGGTCTACGGTTTTCCGGCCAAGAGCGCGCTTGCCTTTTCGGACGGCGTGATCGTCGTCAACAGCTTCTCCAAATACTACTGCATGACCGGCTGGCGGATCGGCTGGATGGTGGTGCCGGCGGAGATGACGCGGTCTCTGGAATGCCTGCACCAGAACCTCGCGATCAGCGTGAATGCGCTCTCCCAACAGGCCGCGATCGCAGCGTTCGACGCCACCGATGAGCTCGAGGCCGTCAAGGCGGGCTATGCGGCGAACCGTGAACTCTTGCTCCGGGAGCTGCCCAAGGCGGGACTTGGAGATCTCCATCCGGTCGACGGCGCCTTCTACGTCTATGCCAATGTGCACCGGTTCACGAATGACAGCGTCGATTTCGCGCGGCGCCTCCTCGTTGAAGCCGGCGTCGCCGTCGCTCCCGGCATCGATTTCGATCCGGCTCGCGGCGCCAACTACGTCCGGCTTTCCTTTGCCGGGACGCATTCGGACATGGCCGAGGGAGCGGACCGAATAGCTGACTTTCTGAGCCGCACGGGTGCGATGGGATGA
- a CDS encoding DsbA family protein: protein MTKSLTLYADYRSPFSYLAKDEAYALEKELGVTIAWRPFAVDIESAYGGTVEERTERDWRKVRYSYMDARRLANRRGLIVRGPQKIYNGNNVHIGMLHAQRAGNDVFRRYHDEVYERFWCRDLEIEDLTAVRDVLVKAGADGAAYEDLVRSGEGLREYTQVVAEAEERGVFGVPTFVVDETGELFWGTDRLWLLREWLEKT, encoded by the coding sequence ATGACGAAATCACTCACGCTATACGCCGACTACCGGAGCCCGTTCTCCTACCTTGCCAAGGACGAGGCCTATGCGCTCGAGAAGGAGCTCGGCGTGACCATCGCTTGGCGGCCGTTCGCCGTCGACATCGAAAGCGCCTACGGCGGCACCGTCGAGGAACGCACGGAACGCGACTGGCGGAAGGTGCGCTACTCCTACATGGATGCCCGCAGGCTCGCGAACCGGCGGGGCCTGATCGTCCGCGGCCCGCAGAAAATCTACAACGGCAACAACGTCCACATTGGCATGCTGCACGCCCAGCGGGCAGGAAACGACGTGTTTCGAAGATACCACGACGAAGTGTACGAACGCTTCTGGTGCAGGGATCTGGAGATCGAAGACTTGACAGCCGTCCGGGACGTCCTCGTCAAGGCCGGGGCGGACGGAGCCGCTTACGAAGACCTAGTGCGTTCCGGGGAAGGTCTTCGGGAGTACACGCAAGTCGTCGCAGAGGCGGAAGAACGCGGGGTCTTCGGAGTGCCGACGTTCGTCGTCGACGAGACCGGCGAACTGTTCTGGGGCACCGACAGGCTTTGGCTGCTGCGCGAGTGGCTCGAAAAGACGTGA
- a CDS encoding acetoacetate decarboxylase family protein yields MQIRSSFTPPFAPRGRAAVAPFPPWHYAADFLTVAFEAPEARVAEILPPGLAPDARDGAVLCTASFAAWQASTDEGEEFLDPSRSQYNECLVFVGARLGDQAVFHCPYIYVDSDLSMVRGWLLGYPKKFGVVHTTRAFPLTSPAAPSLGPSGRFGGTLALHGRRLAEGTVAIETEAEPEAPVFGSKPIIARRHFASLYEGEHDRPAVDELTRLHGENFQISQVWAGAATLAFGASPTEDLDLLAPMRVLRGYRYSVAMTNKFNTKVRDLRQAS; encoded by the coding sequence ATGCAGATCCGATCCTCATTTACGCCGCCGTTCGCTCCGAGGGGCCGCGCCGCCGTAGCGCCTTTTCCCCCGTGGCACTACGCGGCTGATTTCCTGACCGTCGCGTTCGAGGCGCCCGAAGCCCGGGTCGCTGAAATTCTCCCGCCCGGTCTGGCACCCGATGCGCGCGACGGAGCCGTGTTGTGCACGGCGTCGTTCGCGGCGTGGCAGGCATCCACGGACGAAGGCGAAGAGTTTCTCGATCCCAGCCGATCGCAGTACAACGAATGTCTCGTCTTCGTAGGAGCTCGGCTAGGTGATCAAGCGGTCTTTCACTGTCCGTACATCTACGTCGATTCGGATCTCTCGATGGTGCGTGGATGGCTCCTCGGATATCCGAAGAAATTCGGCGTCGTGCACACGACGCGAGCGTTTCCGCTTACGTCGCCCGCTGCGCCCAGTCTGGGGCCGTCGGGACGGTTCGGGGGGACTCTCGCTCTGCACGGGCGCAGATTGGCGGAGGGAACCGTCGCGATAGAGACAGAGGCCGAGCCCGAGGCGCCGGTCTTCGGAAGCAAGCCGATCATCGCACGCCGGCACTTCGCTTCTCTGTACGAAGGCGAGCATGACCGGCCGGCGGTCGACGAACTGACCCGGCTTCACGGAGAGAACTTCCAGATCTCGCAGGTTTGGGCAGGCGCGGCGACGCTCGCTTTCGGAGCATCTCCCACGGAAGATCTCGACCTCCTCGCTCCGATGCGAGTGCTGCGCGGATACCGATATTCGGTCGCCATGACCAACAAGTTCAACACCAAGGTACGCGACCTGAGGCAGGCATCATGA
- a CDS encoding TetR/AcrR family transcriptional regulator, with translation MPSSSDDNSEKRRVAVSAFKRTLIREAAKQVFVEVGLNATSVREIARVAGCTTGAIYSQYESKEAVYADILRESLQDMAEAVGGAARAAPVGRKGAAALRAWFEYFRARPAEYDLGFYLYGGAKPAGVGKDLNRELNVLLKRVYAAAADALEADGLATASNKLERGAAGASWMFGLLLMLRTGRLRILSLDVDKLVDQALATFENGQSERAARRSNA, from the coding sequence ATGCCGAGCTCGTCGGACGACAACAGTGAAAAGCGCCGGGTCGCCGTCAGTGCCTTCAAGCGGACGCTGATCCGCGAGGCGGCGAAGCAAGTCTTCGTCGAGGTCGGCCTGAACGCGACCTCGGTGAGGGAAATCGCTCGAGTGGCCGGATGCACAACCGGCGCGATCTATTCGCAGTACGAAAGCAAGGAAGCCGTCTATGCCGACATTCTGCGGGAATCCCTGCAGGACATGGCGGAAGCGGTGGGAGGAGCGGCGCGGGCGGCCCCGGTGGGCCGCAAAGGCGCGGCAGCGCTCCGCGCTTGGTTCGAATACTTTCGCGCGAGGCCGGCCGAATACGATCTCGGTTTCTACCTCTACGGCGGCGCGAAGCCCGCCGGCGTCGGCAAGGACCTCAATCGCGAACTGAACGTGCTGCTCAAGCGCGTGTACGCGGCCGCAGCGGACGCTCTCGAAGCCGACGGACTCGCAACCGCCTCGAACAAGCTCGAGAGAGGGGCCGCCGGCGCCTCCTGGATGTTCGGTCTCCTCCTCATGCTGAGAACGGGTCGCCTTCGCATTTTGTCGCTCGACGTCGACAAGCTGGTCGACCAGGCCTTGGCCACCTTCGAAAACGGTCAGTCCGAAAGAGCGGCTCGCAGATCGAACGCATAG
- a CDS encoding Crp/Fnr family transcriptional regulator has protein sequence MRKLAFWADVLSEEEAERAIVGISERRYRAGTYICHRDDRLDYWTGIVTGLVKMSAISETGKPMTFAGLGAGGWFGEGSLLKNEGRKYDLVVLRDTHLAMLNRNTFIWLFENCPRFTQFLAQQLNERMGQFIAAMESDRLHDLAVRVARHLAWLFNPILYPNTRSLIEITQEELALLAGLSRQAANKALASIEAAGLVTTRHGKIFVPSPERLGRYAPRDAGDCGTRMLLTGTGRTA, from the coding sequence TTGCGAAAGCTGGCGTTCTGGGCGGACGTCCTCTCGGAGGAGGAGGCCGAGCGGGCGATTGTCGGCATCAGCGAGCGCCGCTACCGCGCCGGCACCTACATCTGCCATCGGGACGACCGCCTCGATTACTGGACCGGAATCGTGACGGGTCTCGTCAAGATGAGTGCGATCTCCGAGACGGGGAAGCCCATGACGTTCGCCGGCCTTGGCGCCGGCGGATGGTTCGGCGAAGGCAGCCTACTGAAGAACGAGGGACGCAAGTACGACCTGGTCGTGTTGCGCGATACTCATCTGGCGATGTTGAACCGGAACACGTTCATCTGGCTGTTCGAGAATTGCCCTCGGTTCACGCAGTTTCTGGCGCAGCAGCTCAACGAACGGATGGGTCAATTCATCGCCGCCATGGAATCGGATCGCCTCCACGATCTCGCGGTACGCGTGGCACGGCATCTGGCGTGGCTGTTCAACCCGATCCTCTATCCGAACACCCGCTCGCTCATCGAGATCACGCAGGAGGAACTCGCGCTTCTGGCCGGCCTCTCTCGCCAGGCGGCGAACAAAGCCCTCGCGAGCATCGAGGCCGCGGGCCTCGTCACGACGCGGCACGGAAAGATCTTCGTTCCCAGCCCCGAGAGGCTGGGGCGATATGCCCCGCGCGATGCCGGGGACTGCGGGACGCGGATGCTGTTGACCGGGACGGGAAGGACCGCATGA
- a CDS encoding amidohydrolase family protein, which translates to MTTIDAWMQHPNAGWIGDPMFASLRRWKPGPWSETSRPVEETLAEMDRAGVFVGMLCGWHGPQGAMISNEEVAQHCRAHPDRFVGIASVDLYRPMDGVRELRRRVRQDGFKGLRVLPWLWGLPPDDRRYYPLFAECCELDIPFCTQVGHAGPLRESEPGRPIPYLDRVAIEFPELRILGGHIGVPWFGEMLSLMMKYPNVFIDTSAYKVSRYPKEVVEYMRGNPKHRVLFGSNHPFWPAGDCIEGLQDLQLGDPAQAAFLSGNAKRVFKLG; encoded by the coding sequence ATGACGACGATCGACGCATGGATGCAGCACCCGAACGCCGGATGGATCGGCGACCCCATGTTCGCGTCCCTTCGCCGCTGGAAGCCGGGCCCGTGGTCCGAGACCAGCCGGCCGGTCGAAGAGACCCTGGCCGAAATGGACAGGGCGGGCGTTTTCGTCGGTATGCTGTGCGGATGGCACGGCCCCCAAGGCGCGATGATCAGCAACGAGGAGGTCGCCCAGCATTGCCGGGCGCATCCGGATCGCTTCGTGGGCATCGCGTCGGTCGATCTTTACCGGCCGATGGATGGCGTGCGGGAACTCCGTCGGCGTGTCCGGCAGGACGGATTCAAGGGACTCCGCGTCCTGCCCTGGCTATGGGGGTTGCCGCCCGACGACCGACGCTACTACCCGCTGTTTGCCGAATGTTGTGAGCTCGATATTCCCTTCTGCACGCAGGTCGGGCACGCCGGGCCCTTAAGGGAGTCCGAACCGGGACGTCCCATTCCGTATCTCGACCGCGTCGCCATCGAGTTTCCGGAGCTTCGCATCCTGGGCGGTCATATCGGCGTGCCGTGGTTCGGCGAAATGCTGTCGCTGATGATGAAGTATCCGAACGTCTTCATCGACACCTCGGCCTACAAGGTCAGCCGCTATCCCAAGGAAGTGGTCGAATACATGCGGGGTAATCCGAAGCATCGCGTCCTGTTCGGGTCCAACCATCCGTTCTGGCCCGCCGGCGACTGCATCGAAGGGCTTCAGGATCTGCAGCTCGGCGACCCGGCCCAAGCGGCGTTTCTCTCGGGCAACGCGAAGCGCGTCTTCAAGCTCGGCTGA
- a CDS encoding 3-hydroxybutyrate dehydrogenase, whose amino-acid sequence MSILKGKVAVVTGSTSGIGLAYARAFAGAGADVVLNGIGAPDEVEKERAAIESEFGVKAVYSPADMAKPDEIPELVALAENAFGSVDILVNNAGVQHVAPIEEFPADKWDAIIGINLSSAFHAIRAAVPGMKRRGWGRIITTASAHSVAASPFKSAYVAAKHGIVGLTKTVALELARSKITCNCISPGYVWTPLVEKQIPNTMNARNMRRDQVISEVLLAAQPTKEFVTVEQVASLALFLCSQDAAQITGANLSIDGGWTAA is encoded by the coding sequence ATGAGTATCCTGAAAGGCAAGGTCGCAGTCGTGACCGGCTCCACCAGCGGCATCGGTCTCGCGTATGCGCGTGCTTTCGCCGGCGCCGGGGCCGACGTCGTGCTCAACGGAATCGGAGCGCCGGACGAGGTCGAGAAGGAGCGAGCTGCGATCGAGAGCGAATTCGGAGTGAAGGCAGTCTATTCGCCCGCGGACATGGCCAAGCCGGACGAAATCCCCGAGCTCGTCGCTCTTGCGGAGAACGCATTCGGCAGCGTGGATATCCTCGTGAACAATGCCGGCGTCCAGCATGTCGCCCCTATCGAGGAGTTTCCGGCCGACAAGTGGGATGCGATCATCGGGATCAACCTGTCGTCCGCCTTCCACGCGATCCGTGCAGCAGTGCCTGGCATGAAGAGGCGCGGCTGGGGTCGGATCATCACCACGGCCTCGGCGCATTCCGTGGCCGCTTCCCCCTTCAAGTCGGCCTACGTCGCTGCGAAGCACGGCATCGTGGGACTCACCAAGACGGTGGCGCTGGAGCTCGCCCGTTCCAAGATCACCTGTAATTGCATCAGCCCTGGCTACGTCTGGACGCCGCTGGTGGAGAAGCAAATCCCGAACACGATGAACGCACGCAACATGAGAAGAGATCAGGTGATCAGCGAAGTCCTGCTCGCGGCTCAGCCTACGAAGGAATTCGTCACGGTCGAGCAGGTGGCTTCGTTGGCGCTGTTTCTGTGCAGCCAGGACGCTGCTCAGATCACTGGTGCCAACCTTTCCATCGACGGCGGTTGGACTGCCGCATAG
- a CDS encoding AMP-binding protein yields the protein MSTADVAARGSDASSLVRGATTPPLLETTIGDRFDEIVRRHPDRPALVSRAQGRRWNYRELGVAVDDFARGLASLGLRKGDRIGIWSPNNAEWVITQFATAKLGLILVTINPAYRTHEVEYALRKVGCSALITATSFKSSDYVGMLRKLAPEIATGTPGRLKLEKLPDLHTVIRIGGFPEPGLIAFDEVSKIGAGAPAPSVDLDPDDAINIQFTSGTTGSPKGATLTHRNILNNAHLFGLALGFTPADKLCIPVPFYHCFGMVMSSLMCVTQGATMVISGESFDPLTVLETVQAERCTALHGVPTMFIAVLQHQDFTRYDLSSLRTGAMAGAPCPVEVMRRVIDEMGMSEITIAYGMTETSPISFQSDRADPIERRVSTVGTIHPHLEVKIVDVNGHVVPRGVPGELCTRGYSVMKGYWEDPSKTAEVLDPEGWMHTGDIGTIDNEGYCNITGRIKDMVIRGGENIFPREIEEFLYRHPHVQDVQVFGVPDPKFGEELCAWIRLKDGQASDEDAIRAFCRDAIAHYKIPRYIRFVDSFPMTVSGKAQKFVMREAMVQELSLAEIRTA from the coding sequence ATGTCGACTGCCGACGTTGCAGCCCGTGGAAGCGATGCGTCCAGTCTTGTGCGGGGCGCGACCACGCCGCCCCTGCTCGAAACGACGATCGGCGACCGGTTCGACGAGATCGTTCGGCGTCATCCCGACCGTCCGGCGCTGGTTTCTCGCGCCCAGGGGCGCCGATGGAACTACCGAGAGCTCGGTGTCGCCGTCGACGATTTCGCACGCGGTCTGGCGTCGCTCGGTTTGAGAAAAGGCGACCGCATCGGAATCTGGTCGCCCAACAACGCGGAATGGGTCATCACGCAGTTCGCAACCGCGAAGCTCGGCCTCATCCTCGTCACCATCAACCCGGCCTACCGGACCCATGAGGTGGAATACGCATTGCGGAAGGTCGGCTGCTCCGCGCTGATCACCGCGACCTCCTTCAAGTCGAGCGACTACGTCGGGATGTTGCGGAAGCTCGCGCCGGAGATCGCGACGGGGACGCCGGGGCGGCTCAAACTCGAGAAGCTTCCGGACCTGCACACGGTCATCCGGATCGGCGGATTCCCGGAGCCCGGCCTGATCGCGTTCGACGAGGTGAGCAAGATCGGGGCCGGCGCTCCGGCGCCCTCGGTCGACCTGGACCCCGACGACGCGATCAACATCCAGTTCACCAGCGGAACGACGGGCTCTCCTAAAGGAGCCACGCTGACCCATCGAAACATCCTCAACAACGCCCACCTCTTCGGTTTGGCGCTGGGATTTACACCCGCCGACAAGCTCTGCATCCCCGTCCCGTTCTACCATTGCTTCGGCATGGTCATGTCGAGCCTGATGTGCGTCACGCAGGGCGCCACCATGGTGATCTCCGGCGAATCCTTCGATCCATTGACTGTGCTGGAGACCGTCCAGGCGGAGCGCTGCACCGCGCTGCATGGCGTGCCGACCATGTTCATCGCCGTCCTGCAGCATCAGGATTTCACGCGATACGACCTGTCTTCCTTGCGGACCGGCGCAATGGCGGGGGCGCCGTGCCCCGTCGAAGTCATGCGGCGCGTGATCGACGAAATGGGCATGAGCGAGATCACGATCGCCTACGGCATGACGGAGACCAGCCCGATCAGTTTCCAGAGCGACCGCGCGGACCCGATCGAGCGGCGTGTTTCCACGGTCGGCACGATCCACCCCCATCTGGAGGTCAAGATCGTCGACGTGAACGGCCATGTCGTGCCTCGGGGCGTGCCGGGAGAGCTGTGCACCCGGGGCTATTCCGTGATGAAGGGCTACTGGGAAGATCCCTCGAAGACCGCCGAGGTGCTCGATCCGGAAGGATGGATGCACACGGGCGACATCGGGACCATCGACAACGAGGGATACTGCAACATCACCGGCCGCATCAAGGACATGGTCATCCGCGGCGGCGAGAACATCTTCCCGCGGGAAATCGAAGAATTCCTGTATCGGCACCCGCACGTCCAGGACGTGCAGGTGTTCGGAGTTCCGGACCCGAAGTTCGGCGAGGAACTCTGTGCCTGGATCCGGCTCAAGGACGGCCAGGCGTCGGACGAGGATGCGATCCGTGCTTTCTGCCGCGACGCGATCGCGCACTACAAGATCCCTCGCTACATCCGCTTCGTGGACAGTTTCCCGATGACGGTCAGCGGCAAAGCCCAGAAGTTCGTCATGCGCGAGGCAATGGTTCAGGAACTGAGCCTGGCCGAGATCCGCACGGCGTAG
- a CDS encoding glutathione S-transferase N-terminal domain-containing protein gives MIKLYTWPTPNGHKVQIMLEEIGLPYSVHPIDITQGAQFEPAYLALNPNNKVPTIVDEEGPDGRPFTVFETGAILIYLAEKTGRFMPSDPRARSEVLQWLMWQMGGLGPMLGQAQHFYRYATEKVPYGIERYTKEGRRLLKVMEKRLEGRDFLVDEYSIADIACFAWVRIHKMANQSLDDLPQISRWYSTIRSRPAVERGIKLMIDKWVDVTKSDDAKTNLFGKPQFG, from the coding sequence ATGATCAAGCTCTACACATGGCCAACCCCGAACGGCCACAAGGTCCAGATCATGCTCGAGGAGATCGGACTCCCCTACAGCGTCCACCCGATCGACATCACGCAAGGCGCGCAATTCGAGCCGGCCTATCTCGCCCTGAACCCCAACAACAAGGTGCCGACCATCGTCGACGAGGAAGGACCGGACGGCAGGCCCTTCACGGTCTTCGAGACCGGCGCCATTCTGATCTACCTCGCGGAAAAGACCGGCCGGTTCATGCCGTCCGACCCGCGAGCGCGATCCGAAGTCTTGCAGTGGCTGATGTGGCAAATGGGCGGCCTCGGCCCGATGCTCGGCCAGGCGCAGCATTTCTACCGATACGCGACCGAAAAGGTTCCGTACGGAATCGAGCGCTACACGAAGGAAGGAAGACGTCTGCTCAAGGTCATGGAGAAGCGACTGGAGGGGCGCGATTTTCTCGTCGACGAATACTCCATCGCCGACATCGCTTGCTTCGCCTGGGTTCGCATCCACAAGATGGCGAACCAGAGCCTGGACGATCTACCCCAAATTTCGCGCTGGTATTCGACCATCCGCTCGCGACCGGCCGTCGAGCGCGGTATCAAGCTGATGATCGACAAATGGGTGGACGTCACCAAGAGCGACGACGCGAAGACGAACCTTTTCGGCAAGCCCCAGTTCGGTTGA
- a CDS encoding ATP-binding protein — MQLAQRYWFTMRDLLLPGLAVLMTVSIFIFDTLTDLEIAVAALYVIVILLSVSFAQGRGVLLIGGTCIVLTIASFLLTRSGAAFSGAINCLISIAAIAATTYLVLRIETARVAVYETRAQLAHVTRVTTLGELTASIAHEVNQPLTAVITNGNAALRWLGSSPPNSEEAATAIRRIVRDANRASQIVGRIRLLARRSPPAPSWFSLNDTVTATISLIQNQVRHHGISLSTQLDVGLPTVRCDEIQLQQVLLNLLVNAVESLAKVDAASRKLHLTTSRDPGGVVVTVEDSGAGLGGNLDRLFDAFYTTKDEGLGMGLAIARSIIESHAGRIWAEGAKPQGAIVRFFLPVSGEPLHSFA, encoded by the coding sequence ATGCAGCTTGCTCAGCGATACTGGTTCACTATGCGTGATCTGCTCCTGCCGGGGCTGGCGGTTCTTATGACGGTTTCGATCTTCATATTCGACACGTTGACCGACCTGGAAATCGCTGTCGCCGCTCTCTACGTGATCGTCATCCTGCTATCCGTCAGCTTCGCACAGGGGCGCGGCGTTCTCCTCATCGGCGGAACATGCATCGTTCTTACCATAGCGAGTTTTCTGCTCACGCGATCCGGAGCAGCCTTTTCCGGTGCAATCAATTGCCTCATCAGCATCGCTGCGATCGCCGCGACCACTTACCTCGTCCTCCGAATCGAGACGGCGCGTGTCGCGGTCTACGAAACACGCGCCCAGCTCGCTCACGTGACCAGGGTCACGACGTTGGGCGAACTAACGGCTTCGATAGCCCACGAGGTGAACCAACCGCTCACCGCGGTGATCACCAACGGCAATGCTGCCTTGCGGTGGCTTGGATCCTCTCCGCCGAACAGCGAAGAGGCTGCTACGGCCATCAGGCGCATCGTCCGGGATGCAAACCGAGCGAGCCAAATCGTTGGTCGGATACGTCTCCTCGCCAGGAGATCTCCCCCCGCACCGAGCTGGTTCAGCCTCAACGATACAGTGACGGCGACGATAAGCCTGATCCAGAATCAGGTCCGTCACCATGGGATCTCTCTGAGCACGCAGCTCGATGTGGGCCTGCCTACCGTTCGGTGCGACGAGATCCAGTTGCAACAGGTCTTGCTCAACCTGCTTGTCAACGCTGTGGAATCACTCGCGAAGGTCGATGCGGCTTCCAGGAAGCTGCACCTGACGACATCGAGGGACCCGGGAGGAGTGGTCGTCACGGTGGAGGATAGCGGCGCCGGCCTGGGGGGCAACCTTGACCGGCTGTTTGATGCCTTCTACACGACCAAGGACGAAGGCTTGGGAATGGGCCTGGCAATCGCCAGGTCCATCATCGAGTCCCACGCGGGCCGTATCTGGGCCGAAGGCGCGAAACCGCAAGGCGCAATCGTACGGTTCTTCCTACCAGTTTCAGGTGAGCCGTTACATTCTTTCGCCTGA